A stretch of DNA from Desulfobulbaceae bacterium:
CCCCCCTCGTGCAGGTTTACCCCAAGCTGTTCGCAATATGCAATTGACGCTATAGGATTGCACGGACTGATTAAGGGGCTATGGCTTGCGGTCTGTCGGATAGCTCGTTGTCACCCATTTCACCCCGGCGGTTATGACCCGGTTAAGAAATGATGCCGAATCGCTTCACTGCTTTAAACGACTAACCCACTAAAGCGGAGAGAGCGTAAACTTCGATATGCTTGCTTCATAAGCCTGTACCCTTAACTTCACACATGGACTGATTATGGAAACGAAAAGAGCTTTCACAGCAATTATGCTGTCCCTGATGATCCTTCTTGGCTACCAGTATTTCTTCGTGCCACCCCCCCAGGAGTTTGTCGACCCAGCCCTACAGGAACAGACAGAGAAATCAGCAACGATCTCCTCAGAAATCACCAGCAGGGCAACTCCTGTCGATACTTACTCCGCGCTATCTCCAGATGAATCTCTTGCCGCAAACGAGTTGACACCGGCTGTTACAGCAAAAGACATAACGGTGATAACAAGCCAATACACCGCAGTTATCAGTGAAAATGGCGGTGGGATTAAAAGCTTTAAGCTTCATAATTACAAAGAATCCACTAAAGCTGACTCGCCACTGAAACAACTTATTTTCACAGAACAAGCCAGTGATCTGCCACTGCAATTTTCGTGGGGCAATGGCATTTCCTCCAAAACGCCTCTCTACCAGACAAATCAACAAAACATTCAA
This window harbors:
- the yidD gene encoding membrane protein insertion efficiency factor YidD, with protein sequence MKTLCLSIIRCYQKYISPFFPPSCRFTPSCSQYAIDAIGLHGLIKGLWLAVCRIARCHPFHPGGYDPVKK